From a single Cotesia glomerata isolate CgM1 linkage group LG6, MPM_Cglom_v2.3, whole genome shotgun sequence genomic region:
- the LOC123268204 gene encoding uncharacterized protein LOC123268204 — protein sequence MLCVRCRFRVKEYIPPASEEEEIISSQISVESLSISAEICTQGSSLSRTVGNFSDNLCDYNDHSLERFLKISLIEKDRLYSEKNYGVKKLDESYAALENKFQSQFGIVPESTYRKINQDHCSMIAKVKKLYNAESDKSIKKKLLSILPDSWEVSRIASEFNFSRKMVLNLKNDISESENVDLDSGKMTTNTLNPTKVPGNQPLKLDVKKLVIDFYESEENSKQLAGMKDFKSVKDCDGNRTRVQKKLILCNLKELYQSFKAQYNSVAIGFSKFTSLRPTYCILAGSSGKHVVCVCTIHQNVKLMLEGCNFPKFAKNTDWVVESQPIYKNLLNKLVCNNPKESCFSRMCNSCPNNEEIADYFCVSFNESDVNEIQYKMWTSTDRCTIVNVTSDSEDFIETLVTQLDKLLKHDFIAKTQSRFFSDIKLNLKSGEFAVVFDFAENYAFVVQEAAQGFHWNNDQATIFPMVIYYNENVTIKHLSFVGISDCLKHDTVLIYLFQEQLIAFLKKKFAVINTIFYFSDGAPQQFKNKKAFTNLCYHYADFEINAEWHFFATAHGKGPCDGLAGSLKRYAARASLQMNNKEHILKPQDLFSWGTKNFTSVDFTFIANDDYLIKKKCVRHTIFSIENGERYTVITHFCAFKR from the exons ATGTTATGTGTGCGTTGTCGATTCCGTGTCAAAGAATATATTCCGCCGGCATCAGAGGAAGAGGAAATTATTTCAAGTCAAATTAGTGTTGAAAGTCTGAGTATATCAGCTGAAATTTGTACTCAAGGAAGCAGTTTATCTCGAACTGTCGGTAATTTTAGCGACAATCTATGTGATTACAATGATCATTCTTTAgagcgatttttgaaaatttctcttattgaaaaagacag gttatattctgaaaaaaattatggagtaAAAAAACTTGATGAGAGCTATGCTGCCCTAGAGAATAAGTTCCAATCACAATTTGGAATAGTACCTGAATCTACCTACAGAAAGATTAATCAAGATCATTGTTCCATGATAGCTAAAGTGAAGAAATTATATAACGCTGAAAGtgacaa atcaataaaaaagaagcTGCTTTCAATTTTACCCGACAGTTGGGAAGTCAGTCGTATAGCATCTGAATTTAACTTTTCTCGAAAAATGGTACTGaatcttaaaaatgatatcaGTGAATCTGAGAATGTTGATTTAGACTCTGGTAAAATGACTACTAATACTTTGAATCCCACAAAAGTTCCAGGCAATCAGCCGCTTAAGTTAGATGTAAAAAAACTtgtcattgatttttatgaaagcGAAGAAAACTCAAAACAATTAGCGGGCATGAAAGATTTTAAATCTGTGAAGGATTGTGATGGAAATCGAACTAGGgtacaaaaaaagttgattctttgtaatttaaaagaattgtaCCAAAGCTTCAAAGCGCAATATAATTCAGTGGCAATCGgattttctaaattcactaGTTTGAGGCCTACTTATTGTATTCTTGCTGGAAGTAGTGGTAAACATGTCGTATGTGTTTGTACTATTCatcaaaatgtaaaattgatgttagaaG gatgtaattttccaaaatttgcgaAAAACACCGATTGGGTTGTAGAATCTCAgccaatttacaaaaatttattaaataaattagtttgtaACAATCCAAAAGAATCGTGCTTTTCCAGAATGTGCAATAGTTGTccaaataatgaagaaatcgCTGATTATTTTTGTGTGTCGTTTAATGAATCTGATGTTAATGAAATCCAATATAAAATGTGGACATCAACAGACCGTTGTACTATTGTGAATGTTACTTCAGATTCCGAAGACTTCATCGAGACTTTAGTGACGCAACTTGATAAGCTTTTGAAACATGATTTTATTGCGAAAACACAAAGTCGATTTTTTTCTGatataaaactaaatttaaagagCGGGGAATTCGCCGTAGTATTTGACTTTGCGGAAAATTATGCATTCGTTGTGCAGGAAGCAGCTCAAGGCTTTCATTGGAATAATGATCAAGCTACTATATTTCCAATGGTGATTTATTATAACGAAAATGTTACTATTAAGCATTTGAGCTTTGTTGGTATTTCAGATTGTCTTAAGCACGAcacagttttaatttatttatttcaagagcAATTGATTGCCTTTCTTAAAAAGAAGTTTGCTGTCATCAATACGATTTTTTACTTCTCTGATGGAGCTCCACAACAATTCAAAAACAAGAAAGCATTTACAAACTTATGTTATCATTATGCTGACTTCGAAATTAACGCtgagtggcatttttttgcaaCTGCCCATGGCAAAGGACCATGCGATGGTCTTGCGGGTTCATTAAAACGATATGCTGCTAGAGCTTCATTACAA ATGAACAATAAAGAGCATATACTGAAACCACAAGATTTGTTTTCCTGgggaacgaaaaattttacaagcgttgactttacttttatagctaatgacgattatttaataaaaaaaaaatgtgttagacATACGATATTCTCAATCGAAAACGGTGAAAGGTACACAGTCATTACACACTTTTGTGCCTTTAAAAGATGA